Proteins from one Sabethes cyaneus chromosome 2, idSabCyanKW18_F2, whole genome shotgun sequence genomic window:
- the LOC128733999 gene encoding pyrroline-5-carboxylate reductase 1, mitochondrial: MSRLLKIGFLGGGKMAQAMANGFVAAGLTKGEHMTASFHPSDIANIEAFKSAGVQTFVDNLPVVKNSEVVFISVKPSIVPTVLENVKPASDGKLFLSIAMGVTLQDLEKSLSPKARVIRVMPNTPALVRSGASVYVRGKAATADDCSLTQSLLQAIGTCEEVTENMMDPITALSGSGPAYIFVLIEALADGGVRMGLPRDLAYRLASQTVLGSGQLVKETGRHPGQLKDDVTSPAGSTAAGLAFLEQNAFRHAVAGAVEAATLRCRQVSGNK; this comes from the exons GTCTTACTAAGGGCGAACACATGACCGCTAGCTTCCATCCTTCCGATATAGCCAATATTGAAGCGTTTAAATCTGCAGGAGTGCAAACTTTTGTGGACAACCTTCCAGTAGTGAAGAACTCCGAAGTGGTTTTCATTTCCGTTAAACCATCAATCGTTCCAACAGTGCTAGAAAATGTTAAACCTGCCAGCGATGGAAAATTGTTTCTTTCGATTGCCATGGGCGTAACGCTTCAGGATTTGGAAAAG TCTCTTTCACCAAAAGCTCGTGTGATTCGAGTCATGCCGAACACCCCGGCATTGGTCCGAAGTGGAGCGTCAGTGTATGTCCGAGGTAAAGCAGCTACCGCGGACGATTGTTCCCTAACACAATCACTACTTCAAGCGATAGGAACCTGTGAAGAAGTAACGGAAAATATGATGGATCCTATTACTGCTCTCTCGGGAAGTGGCCCGGCATATATATTCGTGCTAATAGAAGCCCTCGCTGATGGCGGAGTTCGTATGGGCTTACCTCGTGATTTAGCATATCGGCTAGCGTCGCAAACCGTGTTAGGATCTGGACAGTTGGTGAAAGAAACTGGCCGGCACCCGGGACAACTGAAAGATGATGTTACAAGTCCCGCTGGATCGACCGCTGCCGGGTTAGCATTCTTGGAGCAAAATG CCTTCCGACATGCAGTAGCTGGAGCCGTTGAAGCGGCGACTCTTCGATGCCGTCAAGTGTCAGGCAATAAATAA